The Gemmatimonadota bacterium genome includes the window GTGCGCGGGCGATTACCGACGACATCCTGGTATGCGGGTCGGACAATCTGCTCGGGTTTCGTCTGAAGGATCTGGTGGCGGACTTCCGCGCCAATCCTGTGGCCCACATCTGCGTATGTTACGTGGACGACCCGGATGACCGCCGGCGCCGCGGCATCGCGGTGCTGAACGCGGAAAGCCGGGTGGTAAAGTTCGAAGAAAAGCCCGACCAACCGGAATCGTACTGGGGCTCCGCTGCCATTTACGTATACCCCGCGGCCACACTGAAGCGGTTCGACGAATATGTAGAGAGCGGTCGGACGCCGGATGCGCCGGGGCATTTCGTCGAGTGGCTCTGCCAGGTCGAGCCCGTATACGCGCACAGAATTCAGGGCTCGGCGATCGATATCGGAAATCCCGAGACCCTGGAGCAGGCGAGGCGTGAATACGGGGATGAGGCTCGCAACGCGCATAAGTAACCACACTTGGCCTGCATCGCGAGCATTTCCCAGAGTTTGTAATACCTGAGCCGCTCCCTGAGCCTGCGGTCCCTGAGCTTGTCGAAGGGTCGAAGGCGCTGCCCTGAGCTTGTCGAAGGGTCGGCGAAGGGAACG containing:
- a CDS encoding sugar phosphate nucleotidyltransferase, yielding MKAIVIAAGYATRLYPLTLNFPKGLLEVGGRAIVDYLMDQIESVPDVDEVYLVTNSRFAGHFECWAAGWNGRLDIDVIDDGTTTNDNRLGAVGDIRYTIGARAITDDILVCGSDNLLGFRLKDLVADFRANPVAHICVCYVDDPDDRRRRGIAVLNAESRVVKFEEKPDQPESYWGSAAIYVYPAATLKRFDEYVESGRTPDAPGHFVEWLCQVEPVYAHRIQGSAIDIGNPETLEQARREYGDEARNAHK